A window of the Pelagicoccus enzymogenes genome harbors these coding sequences:
- the pspF gene encoding phage shock protein operon transcriptional activator: MSQDDSEQFGMGALPEALGVSEAFLDFQQRLSAVAKIDRPVLLIGERGTGKELAAARLHFLSQRWQGPLVALNCAALSESVLESELFGHEAGAFTGAVKRREGRFEAADGGTLFLDEIGLVSMTVQEKILRAVEYGVFQRVGGSSSVKVNARIVGATNADLSAMSRDGKFKSDLLDRLSFDVLYLPPLRSRREDIEYLAMHFAAGMARELEMAEVPDFSAAALDSLQAYDWPGNVRELKNVVERSVYRSGGGKIRKIEFDPFVNPFAEEDVTRERDDGERSGVDLSRPLHDQVKALEISLLRKALLESGYKQQDAANKLGLTYYQFRALYRKYKDEL, translated from the coding sequence ATGAGCCAAGACGATTCGGAGCAATTTGGGATGGGCGCCTTGCCGGAGGCTTTGGGGGTTTCGGAGGCGTTTCTGGATTTCCAGCAGCGTCTCTCGGCGGTGGCCAAGATCGACCGGCCGGTGCTGCTGATTGGCGAGCGGGGAACGGGTAAGGAACTGGCGGCAGCCCGTTTGCATTTTTTGTCGCAACGTTGGCAGGGGCCTTTGGTGGCTTTGAACTGCGCGGCTTTGTCGGAGTCGGTCCTAGAGTCGGAGCTTTTCGGTCATGAGGCGGGCGCCTTTACAGGGGCGGTCAAGCGGAGGGAAGGGCGTTTCGAGGCGGCGGATGGGGGCACTCTCTTTTTGGACGAGATCGGGCTCGTTTCCATGACGGTGCAGGAGAAGATCCTGCGGGCGGTGGAGTACGGGGTTTTCCAGCGGGTGGGTGGTTCGTCTTCGGTGAAGGTGAACGCCCGTATCGTAGGGGCGACCAACGCGGATCTCTCCGCGATGTCGCGGGATGGAAAGTTCAAGAGCGACTTGTTGGATCGCCTTTCCTTTGACGTGCTCTACCTGCCGCCATTGAGATCGCGCAGGGAAGACATCGAGTACCTCGCGATGCACTTCGCGGCGGGAATGGCTCGGGAGTTGGAGATGGCGGAAGTGCCGGATTTTAGCGCGGCCGCTCTGGACAGCTTGCAGGCCTACGATTGGCCGGGCAATGTGCGCGAGCTCAAGAATGTGGTGGAGCGCAGCGTTTATCGCAGCGGAGGAGGAAAGATTCGGAAGATCGAGTTTGATCCGTTTGTGAATCCTTTTGCGGAGGAGGATGTGACTAGGGAGCGGGACGATGGTGAGCGATCGGGGGTGGATTTATCGCGACCTTTGCATGATCAAGTGAAGGCACTGGAGATCAGTTTGCTGCGAAAGGCATTGTTGGAATCTGGATACAAGCAGCAGGACGCGGCGAATAAGTTGGGGCTAACCTACTATCAGTTTCGGGCACTGTATCGAAAATATAAGGACGAACTGTAG
- a CDS encoding MGH1-like glycoside hydrolase domain-containing protein: MIGESEKQRLAEDATREKNWKRWGPYLSERQWGTVREDYSVDGQAWRHFPFEHAHLRAYRWGEDGIAGFCDREGRLCLAPAFWNGADPIIKERLFGLNGEQGNHGEDCKEHYYYLDSTPTHTYSKALYKYPQREFPYEQLRQENAKRGLKDPEFELSDTDAFDENRYFDIHIEYAKGSPNDLLMRLTITNRGPDTAPIAVLPKLWFRNTWIWGCEHEGCSLKPSIQFNKPNTLDLEREGLGPFHFAAGTASDGTEPVIGIAENETASKALYGVDNYTPYTKDSFHRWIIDRDENAVMQRKGKGTLAMARYELEIPAGQSVTVPVRLYAASETPDEIHGHSFDQTFATAQTQAEQFWNDTLTPEVEEETRELQRNAYAGLLWTKQFYHYSVHDWLKGDSDVAHAPPARKQGRNRNWEHLFNKDILSMPDKWEYPWYAAWDTAFHMLPFAEVDPDFAKSQLLLFLREWYMHPNGQLPAYEWALDDVNPPTHAWACWEVYIQGRDRGEPDIDFLKRAFSKLLINFTWWVNRKDPQGRNLFGGGFLGLDNIGLFDRSKPLPGGAVLNQADGTAWMAFYCSKMLSIALELAHTDKTYSDLASKFFEHFMSICEAANHLTHGGLWDEQDGFYYDEIEYPDGSRTPLRVRSVVGLLPIIASLSLPQETLDELPGFRKRMDWYLNNRKDITRFVEALPSSSTGQTRLLALPNRERLTRLLSYLFDENEFLSPFGIRSLSRIHESHPYSTSINGDSFELRYCPGDSDTYLFGGNSNWRGPIWFPVNYLLIEALDRYHKAYGDSFQIEFPTGSGQYRTLEYCAQELRRRLTRLFKRNSDGRRPAQGPEPHKLDENEPPLFYEFFNPETGKGHGASHQTGWTALVATLVKEIHREKLQ; this comes from the coding sequence ATGATCGGCGAAAGCGAAAAGCAACGTTTGGCAGAAGACGCAACACGAGAAAAGAACTGGAAACGCTGGGGCCCCTACCTCTCCGAACGCCAATGGGGCACCGTGCGGGAAGACTACTCCGTCGACGGCCAAGCCTGGCGGCACTTCCCCTTCGAGCACGCCCACCTGCGGGCCTACCGCTGGGGCGAGGACGGCATCGCCGGCTTCTGCGACCGAGAGGGACGCCTCTGCCTCGCGCCCGCTTTCTGGAACGGAGCCGACCCCATCATCAAGGAGCGGCTCTTCGGCCTCAACGGCGAGCAAGGCAACCACGGCGAGGACTGCAAGGAACACTACTACTACCTCGACTCCACTCCAACCCACACGTATTCAAAAGCTCTCTACAAATACCCGCAAAGAGAATTCCCCTACGAGCAGCTGAGGCAGGAAAACGCTAAGCGCGGCCTGAAAGATCCTGAATTCGAGCTAAGCGATACCGACGCGTTCGACGAGAACCGCTACTTCGACATTCATATCGAATACGCCAAAGGCAGCCCCAACGACTTGCTCATGCGGCTCACCATCACCAACCGCGGCCCCGACACTGCCCCCATTGCCGTTCTTCCTAAGCTTTGGTTCCGCAATACTTGGATCTGGGGCTGCGAGCATGAAGGCTGCTCCCTTAAGCCGTCCATCCAATTCAACAAACCCAACACCCTCGACCTCGAACGCGAAGGGCTCGGACCCTTCCACTTTGCAGCCGGCACAGCCTCCGACGGCACCGAACCTGTCATCGGAATCGCAGAAAACGAAACGGCTTCCAAAGCGCTGTATGGGGTAGACAACTACACGCCTTACACCAAAGATTCCTTCCACCGCTGGATCATCGATAGAGACGAAAACGCCGTCATGCAAAGAAAGGGGAAAGGCACCCTCGCCATGGCTCGCTACGAACTGGAAATCCCCGCTGGCCAATCGGTCACCGTTCCGGTTCGCCTCTACGCCGCGTCCGAGACGCCCGACGAGATCCACGGCCACTCGTTCGACCAAACCTTCGCTACCGCCCAAACCCAAGCCGAGCAATTCTGGAACGACACGCTCACACCTGAAGTCGAAGAGGAAACGCGCGAACTCCAGCGAAACGCCTACGCTGGCCTGCTTTGGACCAAGCAGTTCTATCACTATTCCGTACACGACTGGCTCAAGGGCGACAGCGACGTCGCCCATGCGCCACCCGCCCGCAAGCAAGGGCGCAACCGCAACTGGGAGCACCTCTTCAACAAAGACATCCTCTCCATGCCCGACAAGTGGGAGTACCCCTGGTACGCCGCTTGGGACACGGCCTTCCACATGCTGCCCTTCGCCGAGGTCGACCCCGACTTCGCCAAGAGCCAGCTCCTGCTCTTCCTGCGCGAGTGGTACATGCACCCCAATGGGCAATTGCCCGCCTACGAGTGGGCCCTCGACGACGTCAACCCTCCCACCCACGCCTGGGCTTGCTGGGAAGTCTACATCCAAGGGCGCGATCGCGGAGAGCCGGACATCGACTTCCTCAAGCGCGCCTTTTCCAAGCTTCTCATCAACTTCACCTGGTGGGTTAACCGCAAGGACCCGCAAGGCCGCAACCTTTTCGGAGGGGGCTTCCTCGGGCTCGACAACATTGGCCTGTTCGACCGCTCCAAACCCTTGCCCGGAGGAGCCGTTCTCAACCAAGCCGACGGAACCGCCTGGATGGCCTTCTACTGCTCCAAGATGCTGTCCATAGCCCTGGAGCTCGCCCACACCGACAAGACCTACTCCGACCTCGCGTCCAAGTTCTTCGAGCACTTCATGAGCATCTGCGAAGCAGCCAACCACCTTACCCACGGCGGCCTCTGGGACGAGCAGGACGGCTTCTACTACGACGAGATCGAGTACCCCGACGGCAGCCGCACTCCCCTGAGGGTTCGCTCCGTCGTAGGACTGCTACCCATCATCGCCTCCCTCTCGCTGCCGCAAGAAACGCTCGACGAACTCCCAGGCTTCCGCAAGCGCATGGACTGGTACCTCAACAACCGCAAGGACATCACTCGATTCGTAGAGGCCCTACCCAGCTCCAGCACCGGGCAAACCCGCCTGCTCGCCCTCCCCAATCGCGAACGCCTCACCCGCCTGCTCAGCTACCTGTTCGACGAAAACGAATTCCTATCGCCCTTCGGCATCCGCTCCCTCTCCCGTATCCACGAGTCGCATCCCTACTCAACATCCATCAACGGCGATTCGTTCGAGCTTCGCTACTGTCCCGGCGATTCGGATACCTATCTATTCGGAGGAAACTCCAACTGGCGTGGCCCCATTTGGTTTCCCGTCAACTACCTGCTCATCGAAGCTCTCGACCGCTACCACAAAGCCTACGGCGACTCCTTTCAGATCGAGTTTCCCACGGGATCCGGCCAGTATCGAACTCTCGAATACTGTGCCCAAGAGCTCCGCCGCCGCCTAACGCGACTCTTCAAAAGAAACTCCGACGGACGGCGTCCCGCTCAAGGGCCGGAGCCACACAAACTCGACGAAAACGAGCCGCCGCTCTTCTACGAGTTCTTCAACCCCGAAACCGGCAAGGGCCACGGAGCCAGTCACCAAACAGGCTGGACCGCCCTCGTCGCCACCCTCGTAAAAGAAATCCACCGCGAAAAACTCCAGTGA
- the pspC gene encoding envelope stress response membrane protein PspC, with amino-acid sequence MRKTLYRSRNRVIFGICQGLADHFDLSVVWIRLGLVAISLFSGIFPFPIFYVIAAFIIKEEPLHEQKEEPKDFYEEDYFETNVSARTLSLRRLKNRFDSIESRIRRMENYVTNKSYDWERRFNSGQ; translated from the coding sequence ATGAGAAAAACACTTTATCGCTCCCGGAACCGAGTCATCTTCGGTATCTGCCAGGGCCTCGCCGACCACTTCGACCTATCCGTCGTTTGGATACGCCTCGGCCTCGTAGCCATCTCGCTCTTCTCCGGGATCTTTCCCTTCCCCATCTTCTACGTGATCGCCGCCTTCATCATCAAGGAGGAGCCCCTTCACGAACAAAAAGAGGAACCGAAAGACTTCTACGAGGAGGATTACTTCGAGACCAACGTTTCCGCCCGCACCCTCAGCCTGCGGCGCTTGAAGAACCGCTTCGACTCCATCGAATCCCGCATCCGCCGCATGGAGAACTACGTGACCAACAAGTCCTACGACTGGGAACGCCGCTTCAACTCCGGCCAGTAG
- a CDS encoding catalase encodes MNQPNSRLTTSAGNPIADNQNSLSAGPRGPLLLQDYQLIEKLAHQNRERIPERVVHAKGWGAFGTFTVTHDISQYTCAKVFSEVGKKTELVSRFSTVAGELGAADAERDVRGFSLKFYTEEGNWDVVGNNTPVFFVRDPYKFPDFIHTQKRHPRTNLRSPKAMWDFWSLSPESLHQVTILMSDRGIPVAPMYMNGYGSHTYSFWNAQGERFWVKFHFKTQQGHRHYTNEEAEKVIGQSRETYQEELFGAIEKGEFPKWTMYVQVMPELDAEKTSYNPFDLTKVWPHGEYPLIEVGEIELNKNADNYFTDIEMAAYSPSNVVPGIGFSPDKMLQARVFSYADAHRYRLGTHYEALPVNRPKSTLNHYHKDGAMRFFTNDFGNPDAYYEPNTVEGAAREDASVKEPPLKISGDADRYDHRDGNDDYTQPGNLYRLFNDEQRDRLHRNIAGAMQGVPFEIVTRQLNHFHKCDPAYAAGIAAALEIEFSPEEETASCPA; translated from the coding sequence ATGAATCAACCGAACTCTAGACTCACCACTTCTGCGGGCAATCCAATTGCCGACAACCAGAACTCTTTGAGCGCCGGCCCCCGTGGTCCGTTGCTATTGCAGGATTACCAGCTGATCGAAAAGCTGGCCCACCAGAATCGGGAGCGCATCCCGGAGCGGGTGGTGCATGCCAAGGGCTGGGGAGCTTTTGGTACCTTCACGGTAACCCATGACATCTCGCAGTACACTTGTGCCAAGGTGTTTTCGGAGGTGGGGAAGAAGACCGAGCTGGTGTCCCGTTTCTCCACCGTGGCGGGCGAGCTTGGCGCCGCGGACGCGGAGCGAGACGTGCGCGGCTTCTCGCTCAAGTTCTACACGGAAGAGGGGAACTGGGACGTGGTAGGCAACAACACTCCGGTGTTCTTCGTCCGCGATCCCTACAAGTTTCCCGATTTCATCCACACCCAGAAGCGCCACCCTCGCACCAACTTGCGTTCCCCCAAGGCCATGTGGGATTTCTGGTCGCTTTCGCCGGAGAGCCTGCATCAGGTCACTATTCTCATGAGCGACCGCGGTATTCCGGTGGCGCCCATGTACATGAATGGCTACGGCTCGCACACCTACAGTTTTTGGAACGCTCAAGGCGAGCGCTTTTGGGTGAAGTTTCACTTCAAGACGCAGCAGGGACACAGGCATTATACCAACGAAGAGGCGGAGAAGGTAATCGGGCAAAGCCGCGAAACCTACCAAGAGGAACTCTTCGGGGCGATTGAGAAGGGCGAATTTCCCAAGTGGACGATGTACGTGCAGGTCATGCCCGAACTCGATGCGGAGAAGACCAGCTACAATCCGTTCGATCTTACCAAGGTGTGGCCGCATGGAGAGTACCCCTTGATAGAGGTGGGCGAGATTGAGCTGAACAAAAACGCGGACAACTACTTTACGGATATCGAGATGGCTGCGTATTCACCATCCAACGTCGTTCCTGGAATCGGTTTTTCACCGGACAAGATGTTGCAAGCGCGGGTGTTTTCCTATGCGGACGCTCACCGCTATCGTCTGGGAACTCATTACGAAGCGCTTCCAGTCAATCGGCCCAAGTCGACTCTCAACCACTACCACAAAGATGGTGCCATGCGATTCTTCACGAACGACTTCGGAAATCCAGACGCCTACTACGAGCCCAACACCGTGGAAGGGGCGGCCCGAGAGGATGCGTCTGTTAAGGAGCCCCCGCTCAAAATCTCCGGCGACGCGGACCGCTACGATCATCGCGATGGAAACGACGACTACACCCAGCCTGGAAATTTGTATCGACTTTTCAATGACGAACAGCGTGATCGCCTGCATCGGAACATCGCGGGTGCGATGCAGGGCGTGCCGTTTGAAATTGTGACGCGTCAGTTGAACCACTTTCACAAGTGCGACCCAGCCTACGCGGCGGGAATCGCAGCTGCCTTGGAGATCGAGTTTTCGCCCGAGGAGGAGACTGCCTCATGCCCGGCTTAG
- the pspA gene encoding phage shock protein PspA has protein sequence MGIFTRFKDIVSANINSMLDKAEDPEKMIKLMIQEMEDTLVEIKASCAQAMATKSKVSRALDDVQYRVDDWENKARLAISKGREDLAREALAEKRVFADEHDRLTKEISQLEGIVAKYQSDIKQLEEKLTNARKKHQILLQRHTQAQKSYKAQSVLRKNDNVDAFARFDAFENRIERMEADAQLVNAKARPSLEDEFSKLEGDESLENELAALKAEIENKKAQ, from the coding sequence ATGGGAATATTCACACGCTTCAAAGACATCGTCTCCGCCAACATCAACTCTATGCTCGATAAGGCGGAAGACCCTGAAAAAATGATCAAGCTGATGATCCAGGAAATGGAGGACACCTTGGTCGAAATCAAAGCCTCCTGCGCCCAGGCCATGGCCACCAAGTCCAAGGTTTCCCGCGCCCTCGACGACGTACAGTACCGCGTCGATGACTGGGAAAACAAGGCCCGCCTCGCCATCAGCAAGGGACGCGAAGACTTGGCCCGCGAGGCCCTCGCCGAAAAGCGCGTCTTCGCCGACGAGCACGACCGCCTCACCAAGGAAATCAGCCAGCTCGAAGGCATCGTCGCCAAGTACCAAAGCGACATCAAGCAGCTCGAGGAAAAGCTCACCAACGCTCGCAAGAAGCACCAGATCCTTTTGCAGCGCCACACCCAGGCCCAGAAGAGCTACAAGGCTCAGAGCGTGCTGCGCAAGAACGACAACGTCGACGCCTTCGCTCGCTTCGACGCCTTCGAGAACCGCATCGAGCGCATGGAAGCGGACGCCCAGCTGGTCAACGCCAAGGCCCGCCCCTCGCTCGAGGACGAATTCTCCAAGCTGGAAGGCGACGAGTCGCTGGAAAACGAACTTGCCGCCCTCAAGGCCGAGATCGAGAATAAGAAGGCTCAGTAG
- a CDS encoding LysR family transcriptional regulator — MNQSPSSIDSMEFTQLKCFIAVAREQSFTRAAKACNLSQPSLSYQISKLEEELGESLFNRKPKGVELSDSGRLLLDGAHRLVEEQEKIVSIFRMREELMSGDIRFGIIPTMAPYLLPPLLGTFRSEHPQVRLLARESRTSQLLKEVVEGELEFAVVSDVAPALLKRYSLHLSKLFDEPLALAVPHAHPSCSLEELTPDRIDENELILLSEGNCLRDQTVKLCQRSERKSPLECEQLPTQLSMVAAGLGVAIVPEMAIAKHQDKGVSFLPFKSPAPKRMIGLLKKRGGKLSPAASEFLKRLKKQSAS; from the coding sequence ATGAATCAATCACCTTCATCGATAGATTCTATGGAGTTCACCCAACTGAAATGTTTCATCGCCGTCGCCCGAGAGCAAAGTTTCACGCGGGCTGCCAAAGCCTGCAACTTGAGCCAGCCTTCCTTGAGCTACCAAATATCCAAGCTCGAGGAAGAGCTCGGCGAGTCGCTCTTTAACCGCAAGCCGAAAGGCGTCGAGCTGAGCGACTCCGGAAGGCTGCTGCTCGACGGCGCCCATCGCCTTGTCGAAGAGCAGGAGAAGATAGTATCCATCTTTCGGATGCGCGAAGAACTGATGTCGGGCGACATCCGATTCGGAATCATTCCCACCATGGCGCCCTATCTTCTTCCTCCCCTCCTCGGAACCTTTCGAAGCGAGCACCCTCAAGTCCGCTTGCTCGCCCGCGAATCCCGCACCTCCCAACTACTTAAGGAAGTGGTCGAGGGAGAACTCGAGTTCGCGGTCGTCAGCGACGTCGCCCCCGCCCTGCTCAAGCGCTACTCGCTACACCTCAGCAAGCTTTTCGACGAGCCCCTGGCCTTGGCTGTGCCCCACGCCCATCCAAGCTGCTCGCTTGAGGAACTGACTCCCGATCGCATCGACGAAAACGAGCTCATCCTGCTCAGCGAAGGCAACTGCCTGCGCGACCAAACCGTAAAGCTCTGCCAGCGCAGCGAACGCAAGAGCCCCCTGGAATGCGAGCAGCTCCCCACCCAGCTCTCCATGGTCGCCGCCGGCCTAGGGGTTGCCATCGTGCCGGAGATGGCTATCGCCAAGCACCAAGACAAAGGAGTCTCATTTCTCCCCTTCAAAAGCCCAGCCCCCAAGCGCATGATCGGCTTGCTGAAAAAACGAGGCGGCAAGCTCAGCCCCGCCGCCTCCGAATTCCTGAAACGACTCAAGAAACAATCCGCTTCCTAG
- a CDS encoding alpha/beta fold hydrolase, translating into MKSLATRALLLLAASGLSLFTLLKTHGTPGETDAPIPYSTIGHGPSILLLHDSSTADLDWAETARRLSTRFEVTLVDISKIIHDHQGIRQLRQTLAKLDIDDSHIAGSANGNKFALRYALSFPQESHHFVLPQNSEDLQILADIVNSTPFCKS; encoded by the coding sequence ATGAAATCACTCGCCACTCGAGCGCTCCTGCTCCTCGCCGCTTCCGGCCTGAGTCTTTTCACGCTCCTGAAGACTCACGGCACCCCCGGCGAAACCGACGCCCCCATCCCGTATTCAACGATTGGACACGGCCCCAGCATCCTCTTGCTGCACGACTCCTCCACCGCCGACCTCGACTGGGCCGAGACCGCTCGCCGCCTCTCCACCCGCTTCGAAGTCACCCTCGTCGACATATCCAAGATCATCCACGACCACCAAGGCATCCGCCAGCTCCGCCAAACGCTCGCCAAGCTCGACATCGACGACAGCCATATCGCCGGCTCGGCCAACGGAAACAAGTTCGCCCTGCGCTACGCCCTCTCCTTCCCCCAGGAGAGCCACCACTTCGTACTTCCTCAAAATAGCGAGGACCTGCAAATCCTCGCCGACATCGTTAACTCAACACCCTTTTGCAAATCATGA
- a CDS encoding ankyrin repeat domain-containing protein, protein MPGLVEASEITAEELARYEELQVQAADFARRGETDTLVSMFEAGLPLNLSDAKGNTLLMLAAYNGQLETARVLLERGAATEQRNDRGQTPLGGVAFKGYCELADLLLEHGADVNADNGGGKAPLLFATMFGRFKMRRLLKRYGAKMWSQ, encoded by the coding sequence ATGCCCGGCTTAGTTGAAGCATCGGAGATCACGGCGGAAGAGTTGGCGCGCTACGAGGAGTTGCAGGTCCAAGCGGCCGATTTCGCCCGTCGCGGCGAAACGGATACGCTAGTGTCGATGTTCGAAGCGGGGCTGCCGCTCAACCTGAGCGACGCGAAGGGCAATACTTTGCTGATGTTGGCGGCCTACAATGGACAGCTTGAAACCGCTAGGGTCCTGCTCGAGCGCGGTGCGGCAACGGAGCAGCGCAACGACCGTGGTCAAACTCCGCTGGGAGGCGTTGCTTTCAAGGGGTACTGCGAGCTTGCGGATTTGCTTCTCGAACATGGCGCCGATGTGAATGCCGACAACGGTGGCGGCAAAGCCCCGCTGTTGTTTGCCACTATGTTTGGCCGCTTCAAGATGCGTCGTCTGCTCAAGCGCTACGGCGCCAAGATGTGGAGCCAATAG